ttatttgattcaattaaatcaaataaaatattattaacaattattattattattatttatatttagatatatttatatttaaatattattatttttctttttatttataaaatttagtaattattaattaattttaataattttttatttaaaaaaataaaattaattaattaaaaatatataaagtcTGTTGGTTCTCTTATCCTATACACAGCTTCTTcatctaaattaaaaataaagtgagaattatagtatatatatatgtatatatatatatatatatatatatatatatatatatatatataattaagataCTAACTGGAATCAAATCATCCATTTCTTGGATGAAGGAAATCTTTCACATTAAATGTAAAAAAGTAAAGTAAAGAGTAAGATAATGCATGTAAGTGCCAAAAAAAtaatgttattttttttattgattgattaattGACTATTTCTACAATAAAGAATTTTCATAATCAAGAGATTGAAGAAGCACAAAATGATGATTCATTTTTGGCAGAATCTGAAAAAAGCTGGACTTCCAGAATCACACAGCACCCAAAAGTTGCTCTCAGATATtgccagaaaaaagaaaaaaaaaaaaggttgatgGGTTAAGCTGTGCatgccaaaaaataaaagaaaaaatcccTACAAAATCTCTTTATATGGAGATAAATATGGACATAGAAAAAAACCTCTATCTTATCCATAACTCACATGCATAGATTCCATCATCTGCTTCTCCAATGGCAATGCAGAAACCTCATCTCTCAGCAGCTGAGAGGGGGCTTTCAAGCCAGTTCATCACCCATGCCAACACAACAATGACATCTCCACTAGCCAAGTTGTCAGCTTGAATTATACATGAAACTATTAGATGACCCTACTGATCTGTGTCCTGTAGAACTCACAGTTTTCTGTCTCTGAACTGGAATTGTGACACTGTTCTATGCCATTCAAGCATGATTCTTGTTCATTGATCAGGAAAGCAGCATTTCTTTAGTTTCGCGTCTAATGACATTCCACTCATAAGCTGATCAAGGATAATTTTCTTTCATGAAAAACACTTTCTCTACACCACTAGCAGCTCTGATGATAATACTCTTGATCATGAAGTAGAGAGTGATAAAAAGCTTTATACAATTTTAGTGAGTTGTTCGAAGATGCCCAGAAATCATTCTTCTCTTTGTCCTCCACTCATTACTGCTACACATTCCATCTTACAGGACCACTATTTTGCCTACTTGTGCTTCCATTTGGAGCTTCATgtatagaaagaaaggaaagcacTACAAATAGCCACAGTTTGAGGCAGATGGGACTGTTCTCTCGTGTGGTCTGTTCTTGTGTGGATCTGCAACCCCATGCGAAGAAGATAACATGATGTGGAATCATCTTAGTTTGGCCAGAAGCTAATTATGGAAAACAGCTTCCAGAAAAAGAGAAATTATATGCCATGCAATGCCAAAACATAGCTAGTTATAGCTCATAATTCATAGTTTTTATGAATGTCAACTATGCACCTTTATAAGTCAATTGATCCTGAATATTCAATTATTTGATAAACATGGGCCTAAGTGAAGAAATGAATTAAGaattccttttcttcttcatcaATTTTCTAATCAATCCAATCActattttttattgttattatcatcatcatcatcatcgaataGATATCTTTACTAATACAAttaaagataattatatatttttgtttagcATTATGGTCAttacattttaaaaaaattagttacATTGACATCCTTATAtctacgaaagtgaaatatttaatcatatttctcctCACACCATCGACTTTACTGACGAAAGATATCGCACATTTTGTCATAAGTAAAAATGATgctaaaaaaagaataaaaatataatttcgaTCCTCACTATCAACAGAGAACCATCGGCCTTGTCCGAAGCCAGAGACATTGGGTAGGATAACAGAGCAAGAGAAATGAAACAGTATAAGAGATGAGGATCGTCACCAATATCATTATTTAATTAGTCGTCCAGGAGGATAACGAAATCAGAGGGGAGGACAAAGCCAAGGGACGATAGAAAAGCTTTCGTAGAAGTTACCTTTTTTATGTGAATTAATATCTTTGGACGATGAGaatctaaattatatttttatcccttTTTAGCATTATTTTTCCACGTGACAATATTTACAGTATTTTTTCTTAATAGAATTGATGGAATAAAGagaaacaagattaaatatttaatttttgtaaGTATAGGAAtactaataaaatttttaaagtaTAAACATCGAGATGTTAAATATAGTTAACTATAgataataatatgtaattagcccatatAATTGAGATATCTTATATTTTTCAGAAAAAGTGATTTGATATCAAATTCAATTagattgatattcaaatatttcttctCAGGAATATGTTGTTCCGGTTTGAAAATAAATTCTGCCTTTCACATTAACCTTGCCTAAggatgttctctctctctctctctctctctctctctctctctctctctattctgaTCTTTCTGTCAGTCTAATATGGCAAGTTGTAGGAATACCGTTCCGTTGCTCATCTACAAGTCCCATCTTTTTATGACCCACTTGGCTTTCACGTTAATCTTGCATAAGGATGTTCTTCTCACATGTCAAAGTCCAAGACTCCAAAGTCCAAGTCTTGATACTGGAAAAGAACAGTTCATCTCTGTCTACCATGCACAAGAATCAGATTTTTTTATTGAGTTCTTTGTTGGTGAGATGGAAAATAGATGTCTAGAAATCCTAAACAACATTGGGTGTGGAAAAGCATTTTCTAAAGTAGCTGGAAAAAGGCAGCTCCAATCCCAGAGGCCCCATCTGAGACTCCTCCACTCCCCTTCATGAATAGCTCACATCCATTATCATGTCTGCTTCCAGCTTCAAAGCACAGATCATTCGACTTTTTCCCACCCGGTTGAGGATTAAGCATCGGTTCTTGATGCTGAGGTCCTGTGGATGAGGAAGGATTTGTGATCTCTCTTCAGTCCAATTCAGGTTTGGGAAGAACATGCAAGACCTGTTTCCTGTTCCCTCATGCTTCTCTTCTGGCGAGAAGCTCTCTCAGGATGCACTccctgctgctactgctgctgctgcaaccAGGTCGCGGCAGAGCATGGTGGTGTCGGTGTACCGCAGCAGGGTCGCAGGTCACTGCCGCTTGGTCACCGTCACTTGGTGCAAGAATCTGCTCGCGCATGGCCTCTCGGTCTCCGTAGATGGACCGGACaccgacagcagcagcagcagcagcagcagcagtcaaAGGAACAGTTCCGATGCCgccaagaagcagcagcagcagcacagcTGCAAGGTGCAGATCTCGCCATGGCAGCCATGGCGGAAGCAGGGCTCGAACAGGTTTCAGATCGGAGGGGAGACGGTGGAGGTGTTCTGGGACCTCCACAGCGCAAAGTTCTGCAACGAGCCCGAGCCACAGTCGGACTACTACGTCGCCGTGGTGTCCGAAGGCGaggtcgtcctcctcctcggcgACCTGCGGAAAGAAGCCTACCGCAGGACGAGCTCGCGGCCGTCCTTGACTGAGGCCGTCTTGGTGGCGAGGAAGGAGCACGTCTTCGGCAAGAAGAGGTTCGCCACCAGAAGCCGGTTCCACGACAAGGGAAGCCGCCATGAGATCTCTGTGGAGTGCAgcaatggcggcggcggcggcaacatgGATCTGGACATGGAGATAAAGATCGACGGCAATGTTGTCATCCATGTGAAGCATCTGCAGTGGAAGTTCAGAGGGAACGACTCCATCTCAATCGACAAACGCAGGGTCGAAGTGTATTGGGATGTCCATGGCTGGCTCTTCGCCTCTGGGCTGAGGCATGCGCTCTTCATATTTAAGCCAGAGTCACTCAGTagcgcaggaggaggaggaggtgattcCTGTTGCTTGTTTCTCCATGCTTGGAAGCTTGATTGAAGAGCTTCCCAAGGGAGAAATCTTGCGGAAGTTGTTTTGGTGGAAGATGAAGATGGTGATGGAGAATCTAATACGTTGTTAAGAACATGAGATAAAGGATTGAGGAGGCGGTCAACACAATTCTGATGAAACCAGCAATTCTGGAGTTTGATTCTACTGCTACTTGATGAAAGCTTGTGATCATTTTCATACTGACTTAgatggcataaataaaaaaaagtcttGTAGAACAAAAATGCAACTTCACCATGACTCACTACACTCATCCTCAGTCATGAATATGCTTCATGAAATTGGTATCAACCTGGAAAACATTTTTCGACATAATCTGGTTTGGATTGACTTGAAAGATCGATATCACAAACTGAAATAACCCACAGAAAAACCAGATTGTGTAGTTTCTTGAAATCTGCTGGAGatgaagatgatgaagaagaatctAATGAGTTGCTAAGAACATGAGATGAAGGAACGAGGAGGTGATCAACGCAATTCTGATGAAACCAGCAATTCTGGAGTTTGATTCTACTACTAATTGATGAAAGCTTGTGATCATTTTCAGACTGACTCATTTGatacatttggcaaaaacaattcCTTGTAGAACAAAAATGCAAAGGAATAAGCTTCATGAAATTGATATCAAAATCCAAAACAATTTTCGACGTCTGGTTTGATTCAAAAGATagaaaattgaaccaaaataACCCACAAATCAACCAGATTGTGTGGTTTCTTGAAAATTGTTGGACTGCAAGATATTTATGAGTTTTGAGACCGAGACAAAGGAAGATTGTTCCCTCAGAAACATGTGCTTGAACTTGTTTTGACAGTTTTATGTTGATCGAATTAACAAGCAATCTTTTAGAACTGCTTAAATCAATCTCCAAACTGAAACTGTTTAATCAAATGCAACAAACAGATTCAAGAAATGGGAATTAAGCTTTACACAACCTAACAATTTCAGCTGCTAAATATTCAGATCTCAACAGTGCCCATCAAGATAACCATCTTTCTTTGTACTTCTGATTCTAAGCAGTTATGATTGGGGCCATTGCAACAAGCAGCACCTTCAAATTGAGATTAGAATGGACTAATTCTAtccatatattttaatttattttaggtACTTACAGAGTGTTTTTCTATCAACAAATGGTCTTTCGTTCTACAGTCATCCCACAATTTTGCATAACCAATAAAGAGATGTTACCAGCCATAGTtagtacatgttattttccatggAAGAGGATAATTTGGTGACAACATAGAACCCGGTTACTTGCACTTAAGAAATCAGTGTCATCAAATTTTACATACATATGATGGAGAATATACAACTTTAGAACATGAAAGTTACAAGCAACGATGCGATTAAAACTCTGGCCTTCAACAATCACTCGAAACATAAAACAGATGGAAagattaaaaagaaataaatggAGCGGAACTTACATGGTTGGCAAAGGAACAAAAAATTCTAGCTGGCTAGATGATTTGGAGAGCTGCTGAACATGGTGTGCCACATGAATGCTCTGGAAAGGACCATCTCAAGCTCATGGTGAGTCCAGTCCAGTGTGGGAAGGTGTTGAAGGAACATTACCATCTCTTGGAAATCAAGCTTTAGGAGTTTATCAGACCACTgaaacatgtaaaactgtgaatttAGAATTTTGCAACTTTCTGTGCTAATCAAaagaggtaaaaaaaaaaaaacaactgatGCGGCCTAATAATGTAATGTGTATATTGATTAAAATTGCAGTGATGCTTCTAAGAATGAGCAACCATTTGCATTAACCATAAATTTGGAAAGCAAACACATGCATATGTTGACTACATCAGAGCATAAATTTTCTTATTTGAATAACATGCTAAGTTCTAAGGAAAgctttgttattgtagatttcCACCATGCCACATTTTTATATTTCTTGTATCCTGGTCGTACATGATTATCTGTAGGCAATCAACTGGAATGACTTAAAAAGAGGCAGCCAGAGGATCATATTGATCTCAGATCAAAAGAATAAGTTAGTTTGCATAGAAGTCAAGACAGAAGGTCGCTTCATCACAGGATACAAGTCCCTTGGTCAACTATTAACATCAATATAACAACCTTATAGATTCCTAGAACCTTGGC
This Musa acuminata AAA Group cultivar baxijiao chromosome BXJ1-2, Cavendish_Baxijiao_AAA, whole genome shotgun sequence DNA region includes the following protein-coding sequences:
- the LOC135612311 gene encoding uncharacterized protein LOC135612311, translating into MQDLFPVPSCFSSGEKLSQDALPAATAAAATRSRQSMVVSVYRSRVAGHCRLVTVTWCKNLLAHGLSVSVDGPDTDSSSSSSSSSQRNSSDAAKKQQQQHSCKVQISPWQPWRKQGSNRFQIGGETVEVFWDLHSAKFCNEPEPQSDYYVAVVSEGEVVLLLGDLRKEAYRRTSSRPSLTEAVLVARKEHVFGKKRFATRSRFHDKGSRHEISVECSNGGGGGNMDLDMEIKIDGNVVIHVKHLQWKFRGNDSISIDKRRVEVYWDVHGWLFASGLRHALFIFKPESLSSAGGGGGDSCCLFLHAWKLD